The Malus sylvestris chromosome 8, drMalSylv7.2, whole genome shotgun sequence genomic interval ATTGTAGGGTTTCCACTCAGCCCTTTCAATTTTCATGAGCATTTTGTCACTTCAcaacttcaaaaaataaaacacaataaAATTAGAGATCAGCAGTAACAAACCGAGTGGACCATGGTCATTGGTGACAATAGGCTGCAGTAGGTAATTGGTATGCTAATAGCCTAACATGTAGGAATCTGCACAAAAACCAACCTAGTAATTTGATATAAAACTATAAGATATTTGCTAATTGAGTAATTCCCGCTCCTTCAAAACCCCCTAAAATGTAGGATGTCTTTTTGCTAAATGAGACCTGGGCCACCCCTAATTATAaagtaaaactaaattgaaattTAAGAGGCAAGTGGCACTCGATGAAAATGAACGTTCTTCTTGCATTGTAACGTGAATTCGAACCTTACTGATTGTCTGATCTaacatttaaattaaaatttaagagaGCGGCCCAAAAAGTAAACCGATTATTTTCTACTAGGGTCCAGTGCATCATGGTGGAAGTAAAAACAATCCAAACTGACCCCTAAAATgcctttttcttaatttttttaatcttatctTTTTGGCCAGatctaaattttcaaatttaaacGGTCCAGTTGTTAAGAGGCAGGCAGCGTGTCCCAACATGCACAGAGCTGGCAAACCCTGATTTTAACCCCACTCCGAGGTCAATATTTAACCCCGGTAAGATTTACCCTCCTTTATAATCCAGACCTAGACCTCCCCCAttttccaatccaatccaatccaatcccacCACCCATTTCCTCAGGCGTCTTGGTAAACGCcgccctcttcctcctcctatTCCTTTCTCCTAACAGTCGGAACCCAAACCCTCACCTCCCGCCAAAATGAGAGAGTGCATTTCTATCCACATCGGGCAAGCCGGAATCCAAGTCGGCAACGCCTGCTGGGAGCTCTACTGCCTCGAGCACGGCATTGGCCCCGATGGCCAGATGCCCAGCGACAAGACCGTCGGCCGCGGCGATGACGCCTTCAACACCTTCTTCTCCGAGACCGGTGCCGGAAAGCACGTCCCCCGCGCCATCTTCGTCGATCTGGAGCCCACCGTCATCGACGAGGTCCGCACCGGCACCTACCGCCAGCTCTTCCACCCTGAGCAGCTCATTTCCGGCAAGGAAGACGCTGCCAACAACTTCGCCCGTGGTCACTACACCATCGGCAAAGAGATCGTGGATCTCTGCCTGGACCGCATCAGGAAGCTCGCTGACAACTGCACTGGGCTTCAAGGGTTCTTGGTCTTCAATGCCGTCGGTGGCGGTACCGGATCGGGTCTTGGATCATTGCTTCTGGAGCGGCTTTCGGTTGATTACGGAAAGAAATCCAAGCTGGGATTCACTGTGTACCCTTCTCCTCAGGTTTCTACATCTGTTGTGGAGCCTTACAACAGTGTTCTCTCCACCCATTCTCTGCTGGAGCACACCGACGTGTCTGTGTTGCTCGACAATGAGGCCATCTACGACATCTGCCGCAGGTCCCTCGACATCGAGCGTCCCACCTACACCAATCTGAATCGCCTCGTCTCTCAGGTATTTCATCGAACACCTTACCTGCATAACCACTGATTCTTATTGGTTATGATTTGATGGCTGATGGATTGATTTTTTGTGGGTTTTCAGGTCATTTCTTCGCTGACAGCGTCGTTGAGGTTCGACGGAGCTCTGAATGTGGATGTGACCGAGTTCCAGACTAACTTGGTTCCATACCCCAGGATCCATTTTATGCTTTCCTCGTATGCTCCTGTGATCTCCGCTGAGAAGGCGTACCACGAGCAGCTCTCGGTGGCTGAGATCACCAACAGTGCGTTTGAGCCTGCCTCCATGATGGCCAAGTGCGATCCCCGCCATGGCAAGTACATGGCCTGCTGCTTGATGTACCGTGGTGATGTCGTTCCCAAGGATGTGAATGCCGCTGTGGCCACCATCAAGACCAAGAGGACAATCCAGTTTGTGGATTGGTGCCCTACCGGGTTCAAGTGCGGTATCAATTACCAGCCACCAACTGTTGTTCCTGGCGGTGACCTTGCCAAGGTGCAGAGGGCTGTTTGCATGATCTCCAACTCCACCAGTGTTGCTGAGGTGTTCTCTCGCATTGATCACAAGTTTGATCTGATGTACGCCAAGCGTGCTTTCGTGCATTGGTATGTGGGTGAGGGCATGGAGGAAGGAGAGTTCTCAGAGGCTCGTGAGGATCTTGCTGCTCTGGAGAAGGATTATgaggaggttggcgccgagtcTGCCGAGGGAGATGACGGTGACGAGGGTGATGACTACTGATCCTCAACCTCCatggttttatttgttttcgtATTTGCTATGTTTTCTTTGGATGTTATGGCGACTGATCGGTGTTTCTGGGTGGTGTTGCTATG includes:
- the LOC126631693 gene encoding tubulin alpha chain-like: MRECISIHIGQAGIQVGNACWELYCLEHGIGPDGQMPSDKTVGRGDDAFNTFFSETGAGKHVPRAIFVDLEPTVIDEVRTGTYRQLFHPEQLISGKEDAANNFARGHYTIGKEIVDLCLDRIRKLADNCTGLQGFLVFNAVGGGTGSGLGSLLLERLSVDYGKKSKLGFTVYPSPQVSTSVVEPYNSVLSTHSLLEHTDVSVLLDNEAIYDICRRSLDIERPTYTNLNRLVSQVISSLTASLRFDGALNVDVTEFQTNLVPYPRIHFMLSSYAPVISAEKAYHEQLSVAEITNSAFEPASMMAKCDPRHGKYMACCLMYRGDVVPKDVNAAVATIKTKRTIQFVDWCPTGFKCGINYQPPTVVPGGDLAKVQRAVCMISNSTSVAEVFSRIDHKFDLMYAKRAFVHWYVGEGMEEGEFSEAREDLAALEKDYEEVGAESAEGDDGDEGDDY